In Aspergillus fumigatus Af293 chromosome 2, whole genome shotgun sequence, a genomic segment contains:
- a CDS encoding condensin subunit SMC2, producing the protein MRVTEIVIDGFKSYAVRTVISGWDESFNSITGLNGSGKSNILDAICFVLGITNMSTVRAQNLQDLIYKRGQAGVTKASVTIVFDNRDTAKSPIGFEEYATISVTRQIVLGGTSKYLINGHRAQQQTVQNLFQSVQLNINNPNFLIMQGRITKVLNMKPVEILSMIEEAAGTRMFEDRREKAVKTMSKKELKLREIEGLLKEEIEPKLEKLRAEKRAFLDFQQTQNDLERLTRLVVAHDYLRSGERLRVTGEECESKRRRMQALEENAAKLKNEISHLEEDMKRVRAARDKELRKGGKFQALENEVKSHSHELVRLTTQLDLKNASVSEEQEKRETVRKTVKDLEKVLKEKREVYDKLQAEYDAAKAELDAQTAEVEQKEELLQTLQTGVASKEGQESGYQGQLQDARNRASAAATEQEQAKLKIAHLEKRIKEDEPRAKKAKQQNSGLLDELEGLRAQAKRLEAELTRLGFEPGKEEAIYQEQSELQRDIRDLRERADGLKRKVANVDFTYADPHPNFDRSKVKGLVAQLFTLDKDKVQAATALEICAGGRLYNVVVDTAETGTQLLQNGKLRKRVTIIPLNKISSFRASAEKIAAAQNIAPGKVDLALSLIGYDEEVTAAMNYVFGNTLICEDADTAKRVTFDPAVRIKSVTLEGDVYDPSGTLSGGSSPNSSGVLVTLQKLNEITREMRSKERRLAALEDTMRKEKKKLDTVRAVKQELDLKSHEIKLTEEQISNNSSSSIIQAVEEMKSNIEQLKKDISDAKTRQAEAMKDIKRIEKDMSEFNNNKDSKLAELQATLDSLKKKLAKNSNSVKALQKELQISRLESEQVGSDLSAAEEQYAEAENTLKAQMEEIQSMKREQARVKDAHDIAQAQLEDERAKLTGFDEELRELEEAIKSKNSRITEEGLEMQKLGHQLEKLQKDQQAAAQTVAHMEEEHEWIADEKDNFGRPNTPYDFKSQNIAECKATLRNVTERFQGMKKKINPKVMNMIDSVEKKEAALKNMMKTVIRDKRKIEETIINLNEYKKEALHKTWTKVNGDFGQIFAELLPGSFAKLDPPEGKDITDGLEVKVSLGKVWKQSLTELSGGQRSLIALSLIMALLQFKPAPMYILDEVDAALDLSHTQNIGRLIKTRFKGSQFIVVSLKDGMFQNANRIFRTRFSEGTSVVQALTPADMK; encoded by the exons ATGAGGGTCACAGAGATTGTTATTGAT GGCTTCAAATCGTACGCTGTGCGTACAGTCATCTCAGGATG GGACGAATCATTCAACTCCATCACTGGGCTGAACGGCAGTGGTAAATCGAATATCCTAGATGCCATCTGCTTTGTTTTGGGAATTACAAATATGTCGACCGTTCGTGCGCAAAACCTTCAGGACCTCATTTACAAGAGAGGCCAGGCTGGTGTCACCAAGGCTAGTGTGACCATCGTTTTCGATAACCGGGATACCGCCAAATCGCCCATAGGCTTCGAAGAGTATGCGACCATTTCAGTTACTCGCCAGATCGTCCTCGGAGGCACCAGTAAATACCTGATCAACGGCCATCGTGCTCAGCAGCAAACAGTACAGAACCTCTTCCAGAGCGTCCAACTGAACATCAACAACCCAAACTTCCTGATCATGCAGGGCCGGATTACGAAGGTCTTGAATATGAAACCCGTGGAAATCTTGTCGATGATTGAGGAAGCAGCTGGAACGCGTATGTTCGAAGATCGACGAGAGAAGGCGGTCAAAACAATGTCCAAGAAGGAATTAAAACTGCGGGAAATCGAAGGTTTattgaaggaggagattgagccTAAGTTGGAGAAACTTAGAGCTGAGAAGCGAGCTTTTCTCGATTTTCAACAAACACAGAACGACCTGGAGCGGTTGACCCGGCTGGTGGTTGCTCATGACTACCTTCGAAGCGGAGAGCGGTTGCGAGTGACGGGCGAGGAATGCGAGAGCAAACGAAGAAGGATGCAAGCGCTCGAGGAGAACGCCGCCAAGCTCAAGAATGAGATCTCCCATTTGGAAGAGGATATGAAACGGGTCAGAGCTGCTCGTGACAAGGAATTGCGAAAAGGAGGCAAATTCCAGGCTCTAGAGAACGAGGTCAAGTCGCATTCGCACGAGCTAGTCCGGCTGACCACGCAATTGGACCTTAAGAACGCCAGCGTctcagaagaacaagagaagcgAGAAACAGTTAGAAAGACCGTCAAGGATCTTGAGAAAgttctcaaggagaagagggaggtCTACGATAAACTACAGGCAGAATATGATGCCGCAAAAGCTGAACTCGACGCCCAAACAGCCGAGGTCGAACAAAAGGAGGAACTGCTTCAGACATTACAGACCGGCGTTGCATCCAAGGAAGGTCAAGAAAGTGGGTATCAAGGGCAGCTACAAGATGCCCGTAATCGCGCCAGTGCAGCGGCAACCGAACAAGAGCAGGCCAAACTTAAGATCGCTCACCTGGAAAAGAGAATCAAAGAGGACGAGCCTCGTGCCAAAAAGGCAAAGCAACAAAACTCCGGGCTCCTTGATGAACTGGAAGGCTTAAGGGCTCAAGCGAAGAGGCTGGAAGCAGAGCTCACAAGACTCGGCTTTGAGCCtggaaaagaagaggcgATCTACCAAGAGCAGTCGGAACTGCAAAGAGACATTCGAGATTTGCGCGAGAGAGCCGACGGGCTCAAGAGAAAAGTGGCAAATGTCGACTTCACTTACGCAGACCCCCACCCGAATTTCGATCGATCCAAGGTTAAGGGCTTGGTTGCCCAGCTCTTCACTTtggacaaggacaaggtTCAGGCCGCTACTGCCCTGGAAATTTGTGCCGGAGGCCGTCTTTACAACGTCGTTGTCGACACTGCGGAGACTGGTACACAGCTCCTTCAGAATGGCAAATTGCGCAAGCGTGTGACTATCATTCCTCTCAACAAGATCTCCTCTTTCAGAGCTTCTGCGGAGAAGATCGCGGCAGCGCAAAATATCGCGCCAGGCAAAGTGGACCTCGCTCTGTCTTTAATCGGTTACGACGAGGAAGTCACGGCGGCGATGAACTATGTCTTTGGCAATACCTTGATATGCGAGGACGCGGATACCGCCAAGAGAGTGACGTTCGACCCGGCTGTCCGAATCAAGAGTGTCACGCTGGAGGGAGACGTCTACGACCCATCCGGAACGCTGTCTGGTGGTAGCTCGCCCAATTCCAGTGGTGTCCTTGTCAccctgcagaagctgaaTGAGATTACACGGGAAATGAGAAGCAAGGAACGGCGTCTCGCAGCCTTAGAAGACACCATgaggaaggaaaagaagaagctcgATACTGTCCGGGCCGTCAAACAGGAGTTGGACCTCAAGAGCCACGAAATCAAGCTGACAGAGGAACAAATCAGTAATAACTCGTCCTCATCG ATTATTCAAGCTGTCGAAGAAATGAAATCAAACATCGAGCAGCTGAAAAAGGACATCTCTGACGCAAAAACTCGTCAGGCCGAGGCAATGAAGGATATCAAACGGATCGAAAAGGATATGAGTGAGTTTAATAACAACAAGGATAGCAAGCTGGCGGAATTGCAAGCTACTCTGGATTCtctcaagaagaagcttgccAAGAACTCGAATTCAGTCAAGGCCCTGCAAAAAGAGCTTCAGATCTCGAGGCTCGAATCTGAACAGGTTGGCAGCGATTTGTCGGCGGCAGAGGAACAGTATGCCGAGGCCGAGAATACTCTGAAAGCTcagatggaagagatccaGTCCATGAAGCGCGAACAGGCCCGAGTCAAG GATGCTCATGACATTGCCCAAGCGCAGCTTGAGGACGAGAGAGCTAAACTGACCGGTTTTGACGAGGAATTGCGTGAACTCGAGGAGGCAATCAAATCGAAGAACTCCCGGATCACCGAAGAGGGACTTGAGATGCAGAAGCTTGGTCATCAGCttgagaagctgcagaaagACCAGCAGGCAGCTGCCCAAACGGTTGCGCACATGGAGGAAGAGCATGAATGGATCGCAGATGAGAAGGACAACTTTGGCCGCCCAAACACACCTTACGATTTCAAGAGCCAGAACATCGCAGAATGCAAGGCTACCTTACGAAATGTCACCGAGCGATTCCAAGGcatgaagaaaaagatcaaCCCCAAGGTCATGAACATGATTGATAGcgtggagaagaaggaggccgcTCTAAAGAACATGATGAAGACTGTGATCAGAGATAAGCGCAAGATCGAGGaaaccatcatcaacctgAACGAATACAAGAAGGAAGCTCTCCACAAGACCTGGACCAAAGTCAACGGTGATTTTGGTCAGATCTTTGCAGAGCTACTGCCCGGCAGTTTTGCTAAGTTGGACCCTCCTGAGGGCAAGGATATCACCGATGGCCTTGAGGTCAAAGTGTCTCTAGGCAAGGTGTGGAAGCAGAGTCTGACGGAACTGTCTGGTGGTCAACG ATCGCTCATTGCCCTTTCACTGATCATGGCACTTCTGCAATTCAAGCCTGCGCCAATGTATATTCTGGACGAAGTTGACGCCGCGCTAGATCTGTCTCACACGCAGAACATTGGTCGGTTGATCAAGACCCGTTTTAAGGGCTCGCAGTTCATTGTTGTCTCTTTGAAGGACGGCATGTTCCAGAATGCCAACCGTATCTTCCGGACGAGGTTCAGCGAGGGAACCAGTGTGGTCCAGGCTCTGACACCGGCTGATATGAAGTAA
- the gtmA gene encoding gliotoxin thiomethyltransferase — protein sequence MSKSDYIQNMFQTKSFVDRYKYTEKLTGLYAQTLVDYSGVANTSQKPLVVLDNACGIGAVSSVLNHTLQDEAKKTWKLTCGDLSEGMLETTKRRLQDEGWVNAETKIVNALDTGLPDGHYTHVFVAFGFQSFPDANAALKECFRILASGGILASSTWQNFNWIPIMKAAIETIPGNLPFPTQKEFIALHNAGWDSESYIQSELEKLGFRDVKVIPVPKETSIPIDEFFEVCMMIIPYLLPKFWTEEQRESHEKDVPMVLRQYLQDTYGANGQVPLEAVALITTGLKP from the exons ATGTCCAAGTCAGACTACATCCAGAATATGTTCCAGACCAAGAGCTTTGTTGACCGCTACAAGTACACCGAAAAGCTCACGGGACTATATGCTCAAACCTTGGTTGACTACTCTGGCGTGGCCAATACCAGCCAGAAGCCGCTGGTTGTCCTAGACAATGCCTGTGGGATCGGAGCTGTCTCCAGCGTACTCAACCACACACTTCAAGATGAAGCAAAGAAAACTTGGAAATTGACCTGCGGCGATCTGTCAGAAGGCATGTTGGAGACCACCAAGCGGAGACTCCAAGATGAAGGATGGGTCAATGCTGAAACGAAGATCGTGAATGCGTTAGACACTGGTCTTCCAGATGGACATTATACGCACGTTTTTGTCGCTTTTG GCTTCCAGAGCTTTCCAGACGCCAACGCCGCCTTGAAAG AGTGTTTCAGGATCCTCGCATCCGGGGGTATACTTGCAAGCTCAACATGGCAGAACT TCAACTGGATTCCAATTATGAAAGCCGCCATTGAGACCATACCCGGAAATCTCCCGTTTCCAACACAGAAAGAGTTCATCGCTCTTCACAACGCCGGCTGGGACTCGGAATCCTACATCCAGTCTGAACTGGAGAAGCTAGGATTTCGAGACGTCAAAGTCATCCCTGTGCCGAAAGAGACTTCCATCCCTATCGATGAATTCTTCGAAGTCTGCATGATGATAATCCCTTACCTGCTTCCCAAATTCTGGACCGAGGAACAGCGAGAATCGCACGAGAAGGATGTTCCAATGGTTCTGCGACAATATCTGCAAGACACCTATGGGGCGAATGGACAGGTTCCTTTGGAGGCGGTGGCTCTCATCACAACCGGCCTCAAGCCCTAG
- a CDS encoding NOT2/NOT3/NOT5 family protein — MDGRAIWLALWACLLEIAPSLSIHCFVTFALINHYFSSGPGPQPLRGMSGFPAQQQAQARNATLASARLPNGKLAAPTGISTYLLAGHQDYKEISSATLELWGHLRKALVGDRSLLHLLISHFPSLSGAPQQSQTPNPGLVWGQRALQQTPQRQQHPTSQAPSRAPQTQSHHPQQQSQPSHDDVFLSGAQFANRLDDFRNGGQGISGQLGGSAQPQTGNIDEFPPLGRNVAADLGQDRRESLMQSAGLGNFGGTMPFTGANQNQSAQNRTMIGGSINGQDTSRMMSPTNAGSTAIGTSRSPVNQGANGVPGSEKEDLNVTTMANQHNFTEQQQAQQPQAAAGEAQDVTAAAQSTEQQPLAQMSELDRFGLAGLLRMIHSDSPDVASLAVGQDLMTLGLDLNQPEPLHTSFASPFVASMSAVPMEQNFSLPACYNVANIQPLQTRIPSFSDETLFYIFYSMPRDIMQELAAEELMGRKWRYHKIERCWLTRDETYPGPVDVEPRVSERGVYLIWDPTTWKKIRREFILRYEDLDNRLDHNRGLARPLGFPHQAS, encoded by the exons ATGGACGGACGAGCCATCTGGCTAGCCCTCTGGGCCTGTCTGCTAGAGATCGCGCCGTCGCTTTCAATCCACTGTTTTGTTACGTTTGCGCTGATCAACCATTACTTCTCTTCAGGACCCGGGCCACAGCCTCTGAGAGGCATGTCTGGTTTCCCCGCACAGCAACAAGCACAGGCTCGAAACGCGACACTGGCCTCGGCGCGCTTGCCTAACGGAAAACTCG CGGCGCCAACTGGAATTTCAACTTACCTGTTAGCGGGACACCAGGACTACAAGGAAATCAGCAGCGCAACGTTGGAGCTATGGGGACATTTGCGCAAAGCATTAGTGGGGGATCGCAGCCTGCTACACCTCTTGATCTCTC ACTTCCCTTCGCTATCAGGAGCGCCTCAGCAATCCCAGACCCCAAACCCAGGGCTAGTGTGGGGTCAGCGTGCCTTGCAGCAGACTCCACAGAGGCAGCAGCACCCGACATCCCAAGCACCCTCACGCGCCCCTCAGACACAGTCGCATCATCCGCAACAACAATCGCAGCCATCACACGATGATGTATTTCTCTCTGGTGCTCAATTCGCAAACCGTCTAGACGACTTTCGAAATGGTGGACAGGGTATCAGCGGTCAATTAGGTGGTTCTGCACAGCCACAGACAGGCAACATTGACGAGTTCCCCCCTCTGGGACGTAATGTCGCTGCGGATCTCGGCCAAGATCGCAGAGAATCTCTGATGCAAAGTGCTGGACTCGGTAATTTTGGCGGCACAATGCCCTTCACTGGCGCAAACCAGAACCAGTCTGCTCAAAATCGCACCATGATTGGAGGGTCGATCAATGGACAAGATACCTCGAGAATGATGTCACCTACAAATGCTGGGTCGACGG CCATCGGAACCTCACGCTCACCCGTTAACCAAGGAGCAAATGGAGTTCCAGGATCGGAAAAGGAG GACTTGAACGTTACTACAATGGCGAATCAGCATAATTTCACAGAGCAACAGCAGGCGCAGCAACCTCAGGCTGCAGCCGGCGAAGCACAAGACGTGACTGCAGCCGCGCAAAGCACTGAACAGCAACCACTTGCTCAGATGAGCGAGCTCGACAGGTTTGGACTCGCAGGCTTGCTCCGGATGATCCACAGTGACAGTCCCGACGTTGCGAGTCTTGCAGTGGGTCAAGATCTGATGACTCTTGGTTTGGATTTGAATCAGCCTGA GCCTCTTCACACCTCTTTTGCGTCACCTTTCGTTGCATCGATGTCGGCCGTTCCTATGGAGCAGAATTTCTCCTTGCCTGCATGTTACAATGTTGCCAATATCCAGCCTCTACAAACCCGTATACCCAGCTTCAGCGATGAGACATTGTTTTATATTTTCTACAGCATGCCTCGTGACATTATGCAAGAGCTAGCTGCAGAAGAGTTGATGGGCCGCAAGTGGAGATATCATAAGATTGAAAGGTGCTGGCTTACACGCGACGAAACGTATCCCGGTCCTGTGGATGTTGAACCTCGCGTCAGCGAACGTGGTGTTTATCTGATTTGGGATCCCACtacctggaagaagattcgG CGTGAGTTTATTCTTCGCTACGAGGACCTGGACAACAGACTGGATCACAACAGGGGTCTTGCACGCCCTCTTGGATTCCCTCATCAAGCTTCATGA